Proteins found in one Amycolatopsis umgeniensis genomic segment:
- a CDS encoding SDR family oxidoreductase, with protein MTSIEGAVVLVTGGQRGLGKAFVAELLARGAAKVYATARSPHEETDPRIVPLPLDVTDPESVRSLAEKASDATIVFNNAGVLGLGSLLAEEVDAHRPVFETNVFGALRIAQAFAPQLEDGGALVNVHSVLSWASGSGSYGASKAAFWSITNSLRIEFAEQDTQVVGVHLGYTDTDMTQGFEVEKNDPRDVARQVVDGLEKGETEVLTDDLTRGVKAALSGPVEHLGTSRIGA; from the coding sequence ATGACCTCCATCGAGGGTGCCGTCGTCCTGGTCACCGGCGGCCAGCGAGGCCTCGGCAAGGCGTTCGTCGCCGAGCTGCTCGCCCGCGGCGCCGCCAAGGTCTACGCCACCGCCAGGTCGCCGCACGAGGAGACCGATCCGCGGATCGTCCCGCTCCCGCTCGACGTCACCGACCCGGAGTCCGTCCGCTCGCTGGCCGAGAAGGCGAGCGACGCGACGATCGTCTTCAACAACGCCGGTGTCCTCGGCCTCGGCTCGCTGCTGGCCGAGGAGGTCGACGCGCATCGACCGGTCTTCGAGACGAACGTCTTCGGCGCGCTGCGCATCGCGCAAGCGTTTGCGCCGCAGCTCGAGGACGGCGGCGCACTGGTCAACGTCCATTCCGTCCTGTCGTGGGCGTCGGGCTCGGGTTCGTACGGCGCGTCGAAAGCCGCGTTCTGGTCGATCACCAACTCGCTCCGCATCGAGTTCGCCGAGCAGGACACCCAGGTCGTCGGCGTCCACCTCGGCTACACCGACACCGACATGACCCAGGGGTTCGAGGTCGAGAAGAACGACCCGCGCGACGTCGCCCGCCAGGTCGTCGACGGGCTCGAAAAGGGCGAGACCGAGGTGCTCACCGACGACCTCACCCGCGGGGTGAAGGCCGCGCTGTCCGGGCCTGTCGAGCACCTCGGCACCAGTCGTATCGGCGCGTAG
- a CDS encoding TetR/AcrR family transcriptional regulator, whose translation MDGQPAASTPRGRLTRDAIVDSAAGLMYVNGVAGTSVDKVLAASGAGKSQMYHYFKNKEQLVEAVIARFLENILGNQPTIFALHDWADFEQWAGEILAIQTTPQGPIACPLGNLAGELGDDPKMAPLLDKAYREWESHLERGLKSLQEQGKLAEDADIARLAQTAMACVQGGLLMAHLRHDITPIADALKLALDHLKSHARP comes from the coding sequence ATGGATGGTCAACCGGCTGCTTCGACCCCACGCGGGCGCCTGACCCGGGACGCGATCGTCGACTCGGCGGCGGGGCTGATGTACGTCAACGGCGTCGCCGGGACGAGCGTCGACAAGGTGCTCGCGGCGAGCGGGGCCGGGAAATCGCAGATGTACCACTACTTCAAGAACAAGGAACAGCTGGTCGAAGCGGTCATCGCGCGCTTCCTGGAGAACATCCTCGGCAACCAGCCGACCATCTTCGCGCTGCACGACTGGGCCGACTTCGAGCAGTGGGCCGGGGAGATCCTCGCCATCCAGACCACCCCGCAGGGACCGATCGCCTGCCCGCTCGGCAATCTCGCCGGCGAGCTCGGCGACGACCCCAAGATGGCGCCCCTGCTGGACAAGGCCTACCGCGAATGGGAGTCACATCTCGAGCGCGGACTGAAGTCGTTGCAGGAACAGGGAAAGCTCGCCGAAGACGCCGACATCGCCCGGCTCGCGCAGACCGCGATGGCGTGTGTCCAGGGCGGCCTGCTGATGGCCCATCTGCGCCACGACATCACCCCGATCGCGGACGCGCTCAAGCTCGCGCTGGACCACCTGAAGAGTCACGCTCGCCCGTGA
- a CDS encoding ANTAR domain-containing protein, translating into MIEAERARADRAAGIAWRHERLMATAAESMRSFHQRMVKLHQATEIRHRVAAELHAGYLEAVGAARSQEPPTLPPAFMTAVAKTAGIPSLAVTLYCSDGSEAAVVTSDSVAVKAHDFEYLFGEGPSWMASGSLAALNVYGQSALERRWPEFGSAARDLGVHAVVAARLGTAAVPVGILTAYRPEPEPDAEMARSVRVIAEALTTTALHPDTRIDSEDGLPAHPLFDDIDLRVAVHQATGMVMAAHDCGAPDALAMIRAHAFAQDENVTEVAQAIVSRTSSLS; encoded by the coding sequence GTGATCGAAGCCGAGCGTGCGCGCGCGGATCGCGCGGCCGGGATCGCCTGGCGGCACGAACGGCTGATGGCGACGGCCGCCGAATCGATGCGCTCCTTCCATCAGCGGATGGTGAAACTGCACCAGGCCACCGAAATCCGGCATCGGGTCGCGGCCGAATTGCACGCCGGCTACCTCGAAGCCGTTGGCGCGGCCCGGTCGCAGGAGCCGCCCACCCTTCCTCCCGCGTTCATGACGGCGGTGGCGAAGACCGCCGGCATTCCGAGTCTGGCGGTGACCCTGTACTGCTCCGACGGGAGCGAGGCCGCGGTCGTCACGTCGGATTCCGTGGCCGTCAAGGCGCATGATTTCGAATACCTCTTCGGCGAAGGACCGTCCTGGATGGCGTCGGGCAGTCTGGCCGCACTGAACGTCTACGGTCAGTCGGCCCTGGAGCGGCGGTGGCCCGAGTTCGGCTCGGCCGCGCGGGACCTGGGTGTCCACGCGGTGGTCGCGGCCCGGCTGGGCACCGCGGCCGTCCCGGTGGGCATTCTGACCGCGTACCGGCCCGAGCCGGAACCGGACGCCGAAATGGCCCGTTCGGTGCGGGTGATCGCCGAGGCGCTGACCACCACCGCGCTGCATCCGGACACCCGGATCGACAGCGAGGACGGACTTCCCGCGCATCCGCTGTTCGACGACATCGATCTCCGTGTCGCCGTGCATCAGGCGACCGGAATGGTCATGGCCGCACATGATTGCGGTGCCCCGGACGCGCTGGCCATGATCCGCGCGCACGCCTTCGCTCAGGACGAGAACGTCACAGAAGTCGCGCAAGCGATCGTGAGCCGGACTTCGTCGCTCAGCTGA
- a CDS encoding LysR family transcriptional regulator, producing the protein MDIGRLRTLREFADRGSVTAAAKALHCTPSAVSQQLRALQADVGLALTEPAGRGLRLTDAGRALVARADDVLAALDRAESELDTYRSAPRGRVRVAIFQSAGLMLLPGLLRRTAEFEGLEVIVRDVDMTPPEVPGLVADYDIVVAHRDEHAPSLGSERLETRHLLREPLDVALPAGHRLAKRRRIELAELADERWISVNAGFPVDDILQSLIIRTGVRPQVVQRINDFRITERLVAAGHGIALLPRYTMDTRRGSGLVCRPLAGIKAARHVEAVCRLGASSRPAVAKILVALADEVEALTGERDSSGGPARA; encoded by the coding sequence ATGGACATCGGCCGATTGCGGACCTTGCGCGAGTTCGCCGATCGCGGCAGCGTGACGGCGGCCGCGAAGGCGCTGCACTGCACCCCTTCCGCGGTTTCCCAGCAACTTCGCGCCTTGCAGGCCGACGTCGGTCTCGCGCTGACGGAACCGGCGGGCCGGGGACTCCGGCTGACCGACGCGGGCCGGGCGCTGGTCGCCCGCGCGGACGACGTGCTCGCCGCACTCGATCGCGCGGAGTCCGAATTGGACACTTACCGCAGCGCTCCCCGCGGCCGGGTCCGGGTGGCGATCTTCCAGTCGGCCGGGCTGATGCTGCTCCCCGGTCTGCTGCGCCGGACGGCGGAATTCGAGGGACTGGAAGTCATCGTGCGCGACGTCGACATGACCCCGCCGGAGGTCCCGGGGCTCGTCGCGGACTACGACATCGTGGTGGCACACCGGGACGAGCACGCACCTTCGCTCGGCTCGGAACGGCTGGAGACGCGTCATCTGCTGCGCGAACCGCTCGACGTCGCGCTGCCAGCCGGGCATCGGCTCGCCAAACGGCGCCGCATCGAACTCGCCGAACTGGCCGACGAACGCTGGATCAGCGTCAACGCCGGTTTCCCTGTCGACGACATCCTCCAGTCGCTGATCATCCGCACCGGCGTGCGCCCGCAGGTCGTCCAGCGCATCAACGATTTCCGCATCACCGAACGGCTCGTCGCCGCCGGGCACGGGATCGCGCTGCTGCCCCGGTACACCATGGACACCCGGCGCGGCAGCGGCCTGGTCTGCCGTCCGCTCGCCGGGATCAAAGCGGCGCGGCACGTGGAGGCCGTCTGCCGGCTCGGCGCGTCTTCGCGGCCCGCGGTGGCGAAGATCCTCGTCGCGCTGGCCGACGAGGTCGAGGCGCTCACGGGCGAGCGTGACTCTTCAGGTGGTCCAGCGCGAGCTTGA
- a CDS encoding chemotaxis protein CheB yields the protein MRGRLESTAFEIVAIGSSAGGVKALLTVLSALPADFPVPVVVVQHLDPRRTATFW from the coding sequence ATGCGCGGCCGCCTTGAGTCGACGGCCTTCGAGATCGTCGCCATCGGATCCTCGGCTGGCGGAGTCAAGGCACTCCTCACGGTGCTGTCGGCTCTTCCCGCCGACTTCCCCGTGCCGGTGGTCGTCGTCCAGCATCTCGATCCCCGCCGGACCGCCACCTTCTGGTGA
- the erm gene encoding 23S ribosomal RNA methyltransferase Erm yields MRTHRPGRHELGQNFLIDRKTIETVVKLVAETGGPIIEFGTGDGALTLPLERLGRPLTGVEIDARRAARLAGRVRPSTEIVTADFLRFPLPKTPCVLVGNLPFHLTTATLRHVLAAPGWSDAVLLVQWEVARRRAGVGGATMMTAQWWPWFDFRLAGRVPAAAFRPRPGVDGGLLTMTRRERPLVDDTDRARYQDFVRRVFTGRGARPARLTALQWAEAFRLRRGSPARARGASSNRTARRR; encoded by the coding sequence TTGCGCACACACCGTCCTGGCCGTCATGAGCTCGGCCAGAACTTCCTCATCGACCGGAAAACCATCGAAACCGTCGTGAAGCTCGTCGCCGAAACCGGCGGGCCGATCATCGAATTCGGCACGGGCGACGGCGCGCTCACCCTGCCGCTGGAACGGCTCGGCAGGCCGCTGACCGGCGTCGAGATCGACGCCCGTCGCGCCGCCCGGCTGGCGGGACGCGTCCGGCCGTCCACTGAGATCGTCACCGCGGACTTCCTGCGGTTCCCCCTGCCGAAAACGCCCTGCGTACTGGTCGGCAATCTGCCCTTCCACCTGACCACCGCGACGCTGCGCCACGTCCTCGCCGCTCCCGGCTGGAGCGACGCCGTCCTGCTCGTGCAATGGGAGGTGGCGCGCCGTCGCGCCGGGGTCGGCGGCGCGACCATGATGACCGCCCAGTGGTGGCCGTGGTTCGACTTCCGGCTGGCCGGACGGGTCCCCGCGGCGGCGTTCCGTCCCCGGCCCGGTGTCGACGGCGGCCTGCTGACCATGACCCGCCGCGAGCGCCCGCTCGTCGACGACACGGATCGTGCGCGCTACCAGGACTTCGTGCGGCGGGTGTTCACCGGGCGCGGCGCCCGGCCCGCACGGCTCACCGCACTCCAGTGGGCTGAGGCGTTTCGGCTTCGGCGAGGAAGTCCGGCTCGCGCACGCGGCGCTTCGTCGAACCGAACAGCACGCCGCCGATGA
- a CDS encoding peroxiredoxin-like family protein has translation MGDLDTDLSELRESVATHVPAEIAEVLKADRASFVGVVAEKAAKPGAAMPDLALPDANGGRVSVKDGPAVVVFYRGAWCPYCNLALRAYQQEVLPELEGLGVKLIAVSPQLPDGSLSTKDLEFTVLSDVDNELGRALGITFRLAPETKPAFDTLIGDVEKINGSAEWELPYPTVLVVDGEGVIRYIDVHPDYTTRTDPADILAAVKAL, from the coding sequence ATGGGGGATCTCGACACCGACCTGTCCGAGCTGCGGGAATCCGTCGCGACGCACGTCCCGGCGGAGATCGCCGAAGTGCTCAAGGCCGATCGCGCGTCGTTCGTCGGAGTGGTCGCCGAGAAGGCCGCGAAACCGGGGGCGGCGATGCCGGATCTCGCGCTGCCGGACGCGAACGGTGGCCGGGTCTCGGTCAAGGACGGGCCCGCGGTCGTGGTGTTCTACCGCGGCGCGTGGTGCCCGTACTGCAATCTGGCGCTGCGCGCGTACCAGCAGGAGGTGCTGCCGGAACTGGAGGGCCTGGGGGTGAAGCTGATCGCGGTCAGCCCGCAGCTCCCGGACGGTTCACTGTCCACAAAGGATCTGGAATTCACCGTTCTGTCCGATGTGGACAACGAGCTCGGCCGCGCGCTCGGCATCACGTTCCGGCTGGCGCCGGAGACGAAGCCGGCTTTCGACACGCTCATCGGCGACGTCGAGAAGATCAACGGCTCGGCGGAGTGGGAGCTGCCGTACCCGACAGTCCTGGTCGTGGACGGTGAAGGCGTCATCCGCTACATCGACGTCCATCCGGACTACACCACCCGCACCGACCCGGCCGACATCCTGGCCGCGGTGAAAGCCCTCTAA
- a CDS encoding EamA family transporter: protein MPARDRLLALLVAVLWGCNFLAIHATLGQFPPVFAGGLRFAVIAIPTILFVPWPKVKIRHLLGYGLGFGTGQFVFLFIAMDTGMPTGLASLVLQASAPFTVLLGAVFLRERVSGRQLAGILLAVAGMATIAWQQAGNAALLPVILTLLGALSWAFGNLSTRQAAPDNPLNFVLWMSVVPPLPMFALSLAMEGPAEIGHSLSTLGTPTGLIGLGGLAYVVVFGTIVGSGIWTSLMRRNPAGVVAPFSLLVPVVGLSVAFLVLDERPSPLEVVAAAVVIGGVLFGSTKRRVREPDFLAEAETPQPTGVR from the coding sequence ATGCCCGCCCGCGACCGTTTGCTCGCCCTGCTCGTCGCCGTCCTCTGGGGCTGCAACTTCCTCGCCATCCACGCCACCCTCGGGCAGTTCCCTCCCGTCTTCGCCGGCGGGCTGCGCTTCGCGGTCATCGCGATCCCGACCATCCTGTTCGTGCCGTGGCCGAAGGTGAAGATCCGCCACCTGCTCGGCTACGGGCTCGGCTTCGGCACCGGGCAGTTCGTGTTCCTCTTCATCGCGATGGACACCGGCATGCCGACCGGCCTCGCGTCGCTGGTGCTGCAGGCTTCGGCCCCGTTCACCGTCCTGCTCGGCGCCGTGTTCCTGCGGGAACGCGTGTCCGGACGGCAGCTCGCCGGGATACTGCTCGCCGTCGCCGGGATGGCGACGATCGCCTGGCAGCAGGCCGGGAACGCCGCCCTGCTGCCGGTGATCCTGACCCTTCTCGGCGCGCTGAGCTGGGCTTTCGGCAACTTGAGCACGCGGCAGGCGGCACCGGACAACCCGCTGAACTTCGTCCTCTGGATGTCGGTGGTGCCGCCGCTGCCGATGTTCGCGCTGTCACTGGCGATGGAAGGCCCGGCGGAGATCGGCCACTCGCTGAGCACGCTCGGCACCCCGACCGGGCTGATCGGCCTCGGCGGCCTCGCCTACGTCGTGGTGTTCGGCACGATCGTCGGCTCCGGGATCTGGACTTCGCTGATGCGCCGCAATCCGGCGGGTGTGGTCGCGCCGTTCTCCCTGCTGGTGCCGGTGGTCGGGCTGTCGGTGGCGTTCCTCGTGCTCGACGAGCGGCCGTCGCCGCTCGAGGTCGTCGCGGCGGCCGTCGTCATCGGCGGCGTGCTGTTCGGTTCGACGAAGCGCCGCGTGCGCGAGCCGGACTTCCTCGCCGAAGCCGAAACGCCTCAGCCCACTGGAGTGCGGTGA
- the leuA gene encoding 2-isopropylmalate synthase codes for MSIRKPTRPAPSEQAAWNTQRGTSMPVHRYRPWSELVEDIELPDRTWPDKRIDTAPLWCAVDLRDGNQALIDPMSPARKRKFFDLLVRMGYKEIEVGFPAASQTDFDFVREIIDEGAIPDDVSIQVLTQCRPELIERTFKALEGAPRAIVHIYNSTSILQRRVVFREERIGITKIASQAAELVVDYAAKQPDTDFRFQYSPESYTGTELSYALEVCNTVTEIWQPTPEKPVILNLPATVEMASPNIYADSIEWMHRNLERRDSVILSLHPHNDRGTGIAAAELGFQAGADRIEGCLFGNGERTGNVDLVALGMNLYSQGVDPQIDFSDMDEIKRTVEYCNQLPVHERSPWAGDLVFTAFSGSHQDAINKGLDALKAAADKAGTPVDEHPWEVPYLPIDPKDIGRNYEAVIRVNSQSGKGGVAYIMKAEHQLDLPRRLQIEFSKVVQRHTDTEGGEVDPTTMWNAFSAEYLELKTPLELVRQHVRDNGDGEYDITATVRVEGDEHEVTGRGNGPIAAFFDALSTVGFDLRLLDYSEHTLSPGDDARAASYIECAISDRVYWGIGIDPSIVTASLRAVVSAVNRAHR; via the coding sequence ATGAGCATCCGTAAGCCCACGCGCCCGGCCCCTTCCGAGCAGGCGGCGTGGAACACCCAGCGCGGCACTTCGATGCCCGTACACCGCTATCGTCCCTGGTCCGAGCTGGTCGAGGACATCGAACTGCCGGACCGCACCTGGCCGGACAAGCGCATCGACACCGCCCCGCTGTGGTGCGCCGTCGACCTGCGCGACGGCAACCAGGCCCTGATCGACCCGATGTCGCCCGCCCGGAAGCGCAAGTTCTTCGATCTGCTGGTCCGCATGGGCTACAAGGAGATCGAGGTCGGTTTCCCGGCGGCGTCGCAGACCGATTTCGACTTCGTCCGCGAGATCATCGACGAGGGCGCCATCCCGGACGACGTCAGCATCCAGGTGCTGACCCAATGCCGTCCCGAGCTGATCGAGCGCACCTTCAAGGCGCTCGAAGGGGCGCCGCGCGCGATCGTCCACATCTACAACTCGACGTCGATCCTGCAGCGCCGCGTGGTGTTCCGCGAGGAGCGCATCGGCATCACGAAGATCGCTTCGCAGGCGGCCGAGCTGGTCGTCGACTACGCCGCGAAGCAGCCGGATACCGACTTCCGCTTCCAGTACTCGCCGGAGTCCTACACCGGCACCGAGCTGTCCTACGCGCTCGAGGTCTGCAACACCGTCACCGAGATCTGGCAGCCGACGCCGGAGAAGCCGGTCATCCTGAACCTGCCTGCCACCGTCGAGATGGCTTCGCCGAACATCTACGCCGACTCGATCGAGTGGATGCACCGCAACCTGGAGCGCCGCGATTCGGTGATCCTGTCGCTGCACCCGCACAACGACCGCGGCACCGGTATCGCCGCCGCCGAACTCGGCTTCCAGGCGGGCGCGGACCGGATCGAAGGCTGCCTGTTCGGCAACGGCGAGCGCACCGGCAACGTCGACCTGGTCGCGCTGGGCATGAACCTCTACAGCCAGGGCGTCGACCCGCAGATCGACTTCTCCGACATGGACGAGATCAAGCGGACCGTCGAATACTGCAACCAGCTGCCGGTGCACGAACGCAGCCCGTGGGCCGGTGACCTGGTGTTCACCGCGTTCTCCGGCAGCCACCAGGACGCGATCAACAAGGGCCTCGACGCGCTGAAGGCCGCCGCCGACAAGGCGGGGACGCCGGTCGACGAGCACCCGTGGGAGGTCCCGTACCTGCCGATCGACCCGAAGGACATCGGCCGCAACTACGAGGCCGTGATCCGGGTGAACTCGCAGTCCGGCAAGGGCGGCGTCGCCTACATCATGAAGGCCGAGCACCAGCTCGACCTGCCGCGGCGCCTGCAGATCGAGTTCTCGAAAGTCGTCCAGCGCCACACCGACACCGAGGGCGGCGAAGTCGACCCGACCACGATGTGGAACGCGTTCTCGGCCGAGTACCTGGAGCTGAAGACGCCGCTGGAGCTGGTCCGCCAGCACGTGCGGGACAACGGCGACGGCGAGTACGACATCACCGCCACCGTGCGGGTCGAGGGCGACGAGCACGAGGTCACCGGACGCGGGAACGGTCCGATCGCGGCCTTCTTCGACGCGCTGTCGACGGTCGGATTCGACCTGCGGCTGCTGGACTACAGCGAGCACACGCTCTCGCCGGGCGACGACGCGCGGGCGGCGTCGTACATCGAGTGCGCGATCTCCGACAGGGTGTACTGGGGCATCGGGATCGACCCGTCGATCGTGACCGCTTCCCTGCGGGCCGTCGTCTCGGCCGTGAACCGGGCTCACCGCTAA